Proteins from a genomic interval of Papaver somniferum cultivar HN1 chromosome 4, ASM357369v1, whole genome shotgun sequence:
- the LOC113275917 gene encoding putative lipoate-protein ligase A → MTIVQLRKLGLPLMNLVRFKGIPILEQLQLEEKLLRTSSENWCIVNDGTNSPTIVMGMSGKPAELLEVESVIRDRIPVIKRFTGGGTVIVDQGTIFVTFICNRIDVPGVQPYPQPIMSWSGLLYDEVFQEVGDFHLRENDYVFGNRKFGGNAQSITKNRWIHHTSFLWDYETKNMAYLKQPRRIPKYRSERNHLEFICRMKEYMPRSDFIEKTLSSVGSRFLVEPTNLEAIGAHSGTAFAHSTSLLTKRELEAALGSQPLNLPLEVLES, encoded by the exons ATGACTATCGTACAACTGAGAAAACTTGGATTACCATTGATGAATCTGGTTAGGTTTAAAGGGATTCCCATTTTAGAACAATTACAGTTAGAGGAAAAGCTACTTCGAACTTCTTCTGAAAATTGGTGTATCGTCAATGATGGAACTAATTCTCCAACAATTGTCATGGGAATGTCTGG GAAACCTGCTGAGCTTCTTGAAGTTGAATCTGTGATAAGAGATCGCATTCCTGTTATAAAAAGGTTTACAGGGGGAGGAACTGTTATTGTTGACCAAGGGACAATTTTTGTTACATTCATATGTAATAGGATTGATGTTCCTGGTGTACAACCATATCCTCAACCAATTATGTCTTGGAGTGGCTTGTTATATGATGAAGTTTTTCAAGAAGTTGGCGATTTTCATCTCCGTGAGAATG ATTATGTATTCGGTAACCGGAAGTTTGGTGGGAATGCGCAGTCCATAACCAAGAACCGCTGGATTCACCATACATCCTTTTTATGGGATTATGAGACCAAAAATATGGCCTACTTGAAGCAACCTAGACGTATTCCTAAATATCGATCG GAAAGGAACCATTTAGAATTTATATGTCGTATGAAGGAGTATATGCCCAGATCAGATTTTATCGAGAAAACCCTTTCCTCAGTTGGAAGCCGTTTCTTGGTAGAACCAACAAATCTGGAAGCAATTGGAGCTCATTCAGGGACAGCATTTGCCCATTCAACTAGTTTATTGACAAAGCGGGAACTAGAAGCAGCTTTAGGTTCTCAACCCTTGAACTTGCCGTTGGAGGTTTTAGAGTCATGA
- the LOC113275916 gene encoding transcription factor MYB105-like, which yields MQQHDIAETVQHCCYIIYHHQVYQDMNNNSASNNKYNTPTAATTTENCNSTSFAPSMGLFAEISSLSINPNGFSSKDSKYICSMNNLEMVSKKTSCMGIPFLTNSNNSLVDQLHLNQSEKCASGGKGSDFSDGFQGNNGMNMDQDNSNSNLINEENPYDSISVNGKEIDGGQSKLCARGHWRPAEDSKLKELVALYGPQNWNLIAEKLEGRSGKSCRLRWFNQLDPKINRRAFSEEEEEKLMSAHRVYGNKWAMIARLFPGRTDNAVKNHWHVIMARKFREQSNVYRRRKLSQTVHRKLDDNSSLTTEQNCFDLTNGSFTSLSPYPFSTSINTEYMFLGSSNNNNKISPDHQSGFCGADQTTFDPFTGSRNQDLTRFLRQSWERPRDESSFYHHPHHYQQQQQTLTQMMTMQQSNHSHPSIFSNSMTSTSQVSDIEASASIAENRGVTHFETTISPPFIDFLGVGAT from the exons ATGCAACAACATGACATTGCAGAAACAGTTCAACACTGCTGCTATATAATCTATCATCACCAAGTATATCAAGATATGAACAACAACAGTGCTAGCAACAACAAGTATAATACTCCTACTGCTGCTACTACTACGGAGAACTGTAACTCAACTTCTTTTGCTCCATCAATGGGTTTATTTGCAGAGATTAGTTCTTTATCTATTAATCCAAATGGGTTTTCTTCAAAAGATAGCAAATACATATGTTCTATGAATAATTTAGAAATGGTTAGTaagaaaacttcttgtatgggaATTCCTTTTTTAACCAACAGCAACAACAGTTTAGTAGATCAGCTTCATCTTAATCAGAGTGAGAAATGTGCTAGTGGTGGGAAAGGCTCTGATTTCAGTGATGGTTTTCAAGGAAATAATGGTATGAATATGGATCAAGATAACAGTAACAGTAATTTAATCAATGAAGAAAACCCATATGACAGTATTTCAGTAAATGGTAAAGAAATAGATGGTGGGCAATCAAAGCTCTGTGCCAGAGGACATTGGAGACCTGCAGAAGACAGCAAACTCAAGGAACTTGTTGCTCTTTATGGTCCTCAGAATTGGAACCTAATTGCAGAGAAGCTGGAGGGAAGATCAG GGAAGAGTTGTAGATTGAGATGGTTCAACCAGTTAGACCCAAAGATTAATAGAAGAGCAttcagtgaagaagaagaagaaaaactaatGTCAGCTCATAGAGTGTATGGTAACAAATGGGCAATGATTGCTAGACTTTTCCCTGGAAGAACAGATAATGCAGTCAAGAATCACTGGCATGTTATAATGGCAAGAAAATTTAGAGAACAATCAAATGTATATAGAAGGAGAAAACTAAGCCAAACTGTTCACAGAAAGTTGGATGACAATTCAAGCTTAACCACTGAACAAAACTGCTTTGATCTCACCAATGGAAGCTTCACCAGCTTATCTCCTTACCCATTTTCAACTTCCATTAATACTGAATATatgtttcttggttcttcaaacaacaacaacaagatctCTCCTGATCATCAAAGTGGCTTCTGTGGTGCAGACCAAACAACTTTTGATCCATTCACTG GTTCAAGGAACCAAGATTTGACAAGGTTTTTGAGGCAAAGTTGGGAGAGACCAAGAGATGAATCTTCCTTttaccatcatcctcatcactaccaacaacaacagcaaacCTTAACTCAGATGATGACaatgcaacaatcaaatcatagcCATCCTTCAATTTTCTCAAACTCAATGACATCAACATCTCAAGTTTCAGATATTGAAGCATCAGCATCAATTGCAGAGAACAGAGGGGTCACCCATTTTGAGACCACAATTTCACCCCCATTTATAGACTTTCTTGGGGTTGGAGCAACATGA
- the LOC113272699 gene encoding uncharacterized protein LOC113272699 — MRKMIRAKFLPSDYRQQLFVKLQNFQQESRLVEDYVAEFYNLLARNEINESEERLVARFVKGLNRLIQNNMTQSAFTMVEVIQQAIKIEKRLFKVSKTSQFRPPRFNSNYKPQHFSVNFSFSQSPLHANSSPILPSPSENSPIQQQQSKSAALRFSNRNQQQFPPPTKPTNLYSKFRGDKCNECHQVGHSSADCRRFNGFIGDTSDNKDKEQVDDDEDEEEDYPDLHEVYVDHLVCMILPLLLNQPCYSQRHSIFKTKCFIGGKVCDMVIDSGSVDNYISSMVVEKLGLPVTPHPHPYSVGWVTSSTTYQITHQCVVTFSFVGFEDSVLCDVIDMNTTYLLLGRPWKYDVRVDTYKFYKNGKKKVLHPSKSSSVIKEHSDDNTSTLVATISRCLHSTHTLSSHEENKPMIKVPVQVQPLLSKYSELFPEELLVTLPPLRDIKHCIDFIPGASLPNLAHYRLSPTENEIL, encoded by the exons ATGCGTAAGATGATACGCGCTAAATTTTTACCAAGTGACTACAGACAGCAACTCTTTGTTAAGTTGCAGAATTTTCAACAAGAATCTCGTCTTGTAGAAGATTATGTTGCTGAGTTTTATAACTTACTTGCCAGGAatgaaattaatgaatctgaAGAACGATTGGTAGCGCGTTTTGTTAAAGGATTGAATAGATTGATTCAAAACAACATGACTCAATCTGCTTTTACTATGGTTGAAGTTATTCAACAAGCCATTAAGATCGAAAAACGACTCTTTAAGGTTTCCAAAACTTCTCAGTTTCGTCCTCCACGGTTTAATTCGAACTATAAACCACAACATTTTTCAG TGAATTTCAGTTTCTCTCAGTCACCACTTCATGCTAATTCTTCTCCAATTTTACCAAGTCCATCTGAGAATTCTCCTAtccagcaacaacaatcaaaatctGCTGCACTTCGATTTTCAAACAGGAACCAACAACAATTTCCTCCTCCTACTAAACCCACAAATTTATATTCTAAATTTAGAGGTGATAAGTGCAATGAGTGTCATCAAGTTGGTCATTCCTCTGCTGATTGTAGACGTTTCAATGGTTTTATTGGCGACACTTCTGACAATAAAGACAAAGAacaagtagatgatgatgaggatgaagaagaagattatccAGATTTGCATGAAGTCTATGTCGATCATTTAGTGTGTATGATTCTCCCACTCCTGCTTAATCAACCTTGCTATTCTCAAAGACATAGCATATTTAAAACAAAGTGTTTCATTGGAGGGAAAGTTTGTGATATGGTTATTGACAGTGGTAGTGTTGATAATTACATCTCCTCTATGGTAGTCGAGAAGTTAGGATTACCTGTTACTCCACACCCTCATCCTTACTCTGTGGGATGGGTAACAAGTTCTACTACTTATCAAATTACACATCAATGTGTAGTCACTTTCTCTTTTGTTGGTTTTGAAGATTCTGTCTTATGTGATGTGATAGACATGAATACAACATATCTTCTTCTTGGAAGACCATGGAAATATGATGTCCGTGTTGACACATACAAATTTTACAAGAATGGTAAAAAGAAGGTCCTTCATCCGTCCAAGTCTTCTTCTGTGATCAAAGAACATAGTGATGATAATACAAGTACTTTGGTGGCTACAATATCACGTTGTTTACATTCAACTCATACTTTGAGTTCTCATGAAGAAAACAAGCCGATGATAAAAGTTCCGgttcaggtacaacctttattatccAAGTATTCTGAGTTGTTTCCTGAAGAATTACTTGTTACTTTACCACCTTTAAGAGATATAAAACATTGCATAGACTTCATACCTGGAGCCTCTCTACCTAATCTAGCTCATTACAGGTTGAGTCCAACTGAAAATGAAATTTTATAG